A single window of Pseudomonadota bacterium DNA harbors:
- a CDS encoding alpha/beta hydrolase: MEITSHFARSARHTTHYLAAGPEDGPLLVFVHGWPELSRSWRHQLPVFGGLGYRAIAPDMRGYGQSSNYRRHEDYAQREVVADMLELLDALGAERAVWVGHDWGSPTVWSLASHHPERCVAVANLCVPFATIECGFDHLLSLVDRELYPLDQFPAGQWDYQLYYQENFERAGAVFEADPYLTVKLLFRKGDPADAGKPAFTSQVRRNGGWFGPLDVAPDLPRDADVVTEEDLRVYAEALGRNGFFGPDSYYMNHAANAAYGALGSETLDMPVLFIGARYDYVCNTVTSRLAEPMRARCTNLREAVVDAGHWVAQEKPREVNALLARWLASEVADSWPAPALT, translated from the coding sequence ATGGAAATCACCTCTCACTTTGCCCGCAGCGCACGCCACACCACCCACTACCTGGCCGCCGGCCCGGAGGACGGCCCGCTGTTAGTCTTCGTGCATGGATGGCCCGAGCTGTCGCGCAGTTGGCGTCACCAGCTGCCGGTGTTCGGCGGGCTCGGCTATCGCGCCATCGCGCCGGACATGCGTGGCTACGGACAGTCCTCCAACTATCGACGTCACGAAGACTACGCGCAGCGCGAAGTGGTCGCCGACATGCTCGAACTGCTGGATGCGCTGGGCGCGGAGCGCGCGGTGTGGGTGGGACATGACTGGGGCAGTCCGACGGTGTGGAGCCTGGCCAGTCATCACCCGGAGCGCTGCGTGGCGGTGGCCAACCTGTGTGTTCCGTTCGCCACCATCGAGTGTGGCTTCGACCACCTGCTGTCGCTGGTCGACCGTGAGCTTTATCCCCTCGACCAGTTCCCGGCCGGCCAATGGGACTACCAGCTCTACTACCAGGAGAATTTCGAACGCGCCGGTGCGGTGTTCGAAGCCGATCCCTACCTGACGGTGAAACTGCTGTTTCGCAAAGGCGACCCGGCCGATGCCGGCAAGCCGGCGTTCACGTCGCAGGTGCGGCGCAATGGTGGCTGGTTCGGTCCGCTGGATGTCGCGCCCGATCTGCCGCGCGATGCCGACGTTGTCACCGAGGAGGACTTGCGCGTCTACGCCGAGGCCTTGGGCCGCAACGGCTTCTTCGGTCCGGACTCGTACTACATGAACCACGCCGCCAACGCGGCCTATGGCGCGCTCGGCAGCGAGACGCTCGACATGCCGGTGCTGTTCATCGGCGCGCGCTACGACTACGTGTGCAACACCGTCACGTCACGACTGGCCGAACCGATGCGCGCGCGCTGCACGAATTTGCGCGAAGCGGTGGTGGATGCCGGCCATTGGGTCGCGCAGGAAAAACCGCGCGAAGTCAACGCGCTGCTGGCGCGCTGGCTGGCGAGCGAAGTAGCCGACAGTTGGCCCGCTCCCGCCCTGACCTGA
- a CDS encoding acetoacetate decarboxylase family protein has translation MARKGQLKLDHYGATMPVTGEAVQKPPFYYRHMEMMFITYRTDEDAAAAWLPEQMELDGPATATVIVAHYGASTFGPYNEAMISIRARLDGEVVSYYPALFTDNEAPLIGGREIWGFAKKLAKVEVRHESEVMMGLVERPTGNRLLTAVMRKVTPVRTEDFVLTPSVSLKVIPCATEARRPALAQLIGSALELVPHMGANGIPDIWTGPGSLNYDAPSAVDPWYKLPVRDVLGCYAGTFDAVLGHGRILKEL, from the coding sequence ATGGCACGCAAAGGCCAACTCAAACTCGATCACTACGGCGCCACCATGCCGGTCACCGGCGAAGCGGTGCAGAAGCCGCCGTTCTACTACCGCCACATGGAAATGATGTTCATCACCTACCGCACCGACGAAGATGCGGCCGCGGCGTGGCTGCCGGAGCAGATGGAACTCGATGGGCCGGCCACCGCCACCGTCATCGTCGCGCACTACGGCGCGTCGACCTTCGGCCCCTACAACGAGGCGATGATTTCGATACGCGCGCGTCTCGACGGCGAGGTCGTGAGCTATTACCCCGCCCTGTTCACTGACAACGAGGCGCCCCTGATCGGCGGCCGCGAGATCTGGGGCTTCGCCAAGAAACTCGCCAAGGTCGAAGTCCGCCACGAAAGCGAAGTGATGATGGGCTTGGTGGAACGTCCCACCGGCAATCGGCTGCTGACGGCGGTGATGCGCAAGGTCACGCCGGTGCGCACCGAGGACTTCGTACTGACCCCCAGTGTTTCACTCAAGGTCATTCCCTGCGCCACCGAGGCCCGCCGACCGGCCTTGGCGCAACTCATCGGCAGCGCGCTGGAACTCGTGCCGCACATGGGCGCCAACGGCATTCCCGACATCTGGACGGGTCCAGGTTCGCTCAACTACGACGCGCCATCGGCGGTCGACCCGTGGTACAAGCTGCCGGTGCGGGACGTGCTCGGTTGCTATGCCGGCACCTTCGACGCCGTGCTCGGCCACGGCCGCATCCTCAAGGAGTTGTAA
- a CDS encoding DUF3300 domain-containing protein, with protein sequence MFESTSIRFRSSPCVRCLTGMLLSLALLPLISCAQDTTLAQNYQTAPPNYQAPVYAAQPTAYGNVGPEAGQFLAPPQLADLVARIALYPDDLIGIILPASTYPLQVVQAARYLDAVRSNSTLAPDDSWDNSVVALLNYPDVVNMMNHDLEWTERLGQAVIMQQADVISAIGQFRAQAQAAGNLRSDGRQVVEMDQGAIRIRPANPQVIYVPQYEPTRVIVYQSEPVLRYYPRPCPVYHYNYSSGYPSSFSNFWGVSTLFTIGWSSRRVHLHDYDFYDDPRYDRPHDGRFYRRSHHGWHGNDDHDHDRDGDRRWRDDDRRDGRDVVGPPTAARTRLATTRRTQAAAHGGRRRRPGSRRRPPRLRCRPRWWTAGRHTAGPSHTRSRRPRRSARPRRAAPRRSAAGQAFQSADAAT encoded by the coding sequence GTGTTCGAGTCGACTTCAATCCGCTTTCGATCTTCGCCCTGTGTGCGCTGCCTGACCGGCATGTTGCTTTCACTCGCACTGCTGCCTCTCATCTCCTGCGCACAGGACACCACGCTGGCGCAGAACTACCAGACGGCGCCGCCCAACTACCAAGCACCGGTCTATGCCGCCCAACCGACCGCCTATGGCAACGTCGGACCCGAGGCCGGACAATTCCTCGCCCCACCGCAATTGGCCGACCTGGTGGCCCGTATCGCCCTCTATCCTGACGACCTGATTGGCATCATCCTGCCCGCCTCCACCTACCCGCTGCAGGTCGTGCAGGCGGCGCGCTATCTCGACGCGGTGCGCAGCAATTCGACACTTGCACCCGACGACAGCTGGGACAATTCCGTGGTCGCGCTGCTCAATTACCCGGACGTGGTCAACATGATGAACCACGATCTCGAATGGACCGAGCGTCTCGGCCAGGCCGTGATCATGCAACAGGCCGATGTCATCAGCGCCATCGGCCAGTTCCGCGCCCAGGCCCAGGCCGCCGGCAACCTGCGCAGCGATGGGCGGCAGGTGGTGGAAATGGACCAAGGTGCGATCCGGATCCGTCCCGCCAATCCGCAGGTGATTTACGTACCGCAATACGAGCCGACGCGAGTCATCGTCTACCAGAGCGAACCGGTGCTGCGCTATTACCCGCGCCCGTGCCCGGTGTACCACTACAATTATTCGTCGGGCTACCCCAGCAGCTTCAGCAACTTCTGGGGCGTGAGCACGCTGTTCACCATCGGCTGGAGCAGCCGTCGCGTGCATCTGCACGACTACGACTTCTACGACGACCCGCGCTACGACCGTCCCCACGACGGCCGCTTCTACCGTCGCAGCCACCATGGCTGGCATGGCAATGATGACCATGATCACGATCGCGACGGCGACCGTCGCTGGCGCGACGACGATCGCCGCGACGGCCGCGATGTCGTCGGTCCCCCGACCGCCGCGCGAACGCGACTGGCAACCACGCGACGGACGCAGGCCGCGGCCCATGGGGGTCGGCGCCGGCGGCCAGGGTCGCGACGACGACCGCCGCGGCTCCGGTGCAGGCCGCGATGGTGGACGGCCGGGCGCCATACCGCTGGTCCCTCCCACACGCGGAGTCGGCGACCGCGACGCTCCGCGCGGCCGCGACGCGCAGCGCCTCGGCGATCCGCCGCAGGACAGGCGTTTCAGTCGGCCGATGCCGCCACGTGA
- a CDS encoding metallophosphoesterase family protein: MKVVCAEALGARCIALLSDSHGVLAPSLLERLTGVDLIVHAGDVGARSVMSALGAIAPLYVVAGNNDTPGQWPAGEGDDCAHLPQAMCIELRGGMLAVAHGHQFPRVATRHARLRAAFPAARMVVYGHSHRRCADFDAMPWVINPGASGKARAHGGAGGWLLRVTARDWRLEAL; this comes from the coding sequence GTGAAAGTGGTATGCGCCGAGGCCCTCGGCGCACGTTGCATCGCGCTGCTGTCGGACAGCCACGGCGTGCTGGCGCCGTCGCTGCTCGAGCGACTGACGGGCGTGGATTTGATCGTGCATGCCGGCGATGTCGGTGCGCGCTCGGTGATGTCGGCGCTGGGCGCGATCGCGCCGCTGTATGTGGTGGCGGGCAACAACGACACGCCTGGACAATGGCCGGCGGGCGAGGGCGATGATTGCGCGCATCTGCCGCAGGCGATGTGCATCGAGTTGCGCGGCGGCATGCTCGCGGTGGCGCACGGTCACCAGTTTCCCAGGGTTGCCACTCGGCATGCGCGCCTGCGCGCGGCATTTCCGGCGGCGCGGATGGTCGTTTACGGCCATAGTCACCGCCGCTGCGCGGACTTCGATGCCATGCCCTGGGTCATCAATCCAGGCGCAAGTGGCAAGGCGCGTGCCCACGGCGGCGCCGGCGGATGGCTGCTGCGGGTAACGGCGCGCGACTGGCGCCTCGAGGCTTTGTAG
- a CDS encoding MFS transporter, whose translation MIASLFNRRVATVAALGFSSGLPLALSAGTLQAWLTVQGVEVSRIGVFSLVGLPYVLKFLWAPLLDRYQPGWPGRRRDWMVLAQLLLAALLFMAGAGNLAAGALPTLALAAVAIAFLSATQDVAIDAYRTELLHERERGFGAGVAVTGYRIGMLLASAGALLLADVMGFAKVYEFMGLCMLIGAAASLAGPPVPEVAAAPGNLVAAMREPLTEYFRRDSAVALLVLIFLYKLGDAFAGGLTTNFLLGELGFTLTDVGTIYKGLGLVASVGGALYGGAMMLRLGLYRALVLFAWLQALTNLGFALLAMLGKSYGAMVAVVALENLAGGMGTAAYLALLMSICDRRYTATQFALLSAVASLGRVFAGPPAGYLVEALGWPAFFITTFVLALPALVILKRQRRLLERLDNAQGPS comes from the coding sequence ATGATTGCATCTCTGTTCAATCGGCGCGTGGCGACCGTCGCCGCGTTGGGCTTCTCGTCGGGGCTGCCGCTTGCCCTGAGCGCTGGCACCCTGCAAGCCTGGCTGACGGTGCAGGGCGTCGAGGTCAGTCGCATCGGCGTGTTTTCGCTGGTCGGTTTGCCCTACGTGCTCAAGTTCCTGTGGGCGCCGCTGCTCGATCGTTACCAGCCTGGTTGGCCTGGGCGGCGGCGCGATTGGATGGTGCTGGCGCAACTGTTGCTGGCGGCGCTGCTGTTCATGGCGGGCGCTGGCAACCTCGCGGCAGGCGCGCTGCCGACCCTGGCGCTGGCGGCCGTCGCCATCGCGTTCCTGTCGGCCACCCAGGACGTCGCCATCGATGCCTATCGCACCGAACTGCTGCACGAACGTGAACGCGGTTTCGGCGCCGGCGTGGCCGTGACCGGCTACCGCATCGGCATGCTGCTGGCGAGCGCCGGCGCACTGCTGTTGGCGGACGTGATGGGCTTTGCCAAGGTCTACGAGTTCATGGGCCTGTGCATGCTGATTGGCGCGGCGGCGAGCCTGGCCGGGCCGCCAGTGCCCGAGGTCGCGGCGGCGCCCGGCAATCTGGTCGCGGCGATGCGCGAGCCACTCACGGAATATTTCCGTCGCGACTCGGCGGTGGCGCTGCTGGTGCTGATCTTCCTGTACAAACTCGGCGACGCCTTCGCCGGCGGATTGACCACCAATTTCCTGCTCGGCGAACTCGGTTTCACGCTGACCGACGTCGGCACCATCTACAAGGGGCTGGGCTTGGTCGCATCGGTGGGCGGCGCGTTGTACGGCGGCGCCATGATGCTGCGCCTCGGCCTGTATCGCGCGCTGGTGTTGTTCGCGTGGCTGCAGGCGCTGACCAATCTCGGCTTTGCGCTCTTGGCGATGCTGGGCAAATCCTATGGTGCGATGGTGGCGGTGGTGGCGCTGGAGAACCTGGCGGGTGGCATGGGTACCGCTGCCTACCTTGCCCTGCTGATGTCGATTTGCGATCGCCGCTATACCGCCACCCAGTTCGCGCTGCTGAGCGCGGTGGCGAGCCTCGGACGCGTATTTGCCGGGCCGCCCGCCGGTTACCTGGTGGAAGCGCTGGGCTGGCCGGCATTCTTCATCACGACTTTCGTGCTGGCGCTGCCGGCGCTGGTGATCCTGAAGCGCCAACGTCGCTTGTTGGAGCGCCTCGACAATGCGCAGGGACCGTCGTGA
- a CDS encoding CYTH domain-containing protein, translating into MAVEIERKFLLRDASWRDAVTHSEPMRQGYLAGSEHCSIRIRMTAIDARINIKSATLGITRSEFEYLVPTADAEIMLNSLCGARTLEKTRHYVPHAGHEWEIDEFHGANAGLVVAELELGAIDEAFVTPAWLGEEVSDDPRYYNSRLVEAPYHTWSGACSGRRNS; encoded by the coding sequence GTGGCCGTCGAAATCGAACGTAAATTCCTGCTGCGAGACGCCAGCTGGCGCGACGCGGTCACCCACAGCGAGCCCATGCGCCAAGGCTATCTCGCGGGCTCCGAGCACTGCTCCATACGCATACGCATGACCGCTATCGACGCGCGCATCAACATCAAGAGCGCAACGCTCGGCATCACCCGCAGCGAGTTCGAATACCTGGTGCCGACCGCCGATGCCGAGATCATGTTGAATTCGCTGTGCGGCGCCCGCACCCTGGAAAAGACCCGGCACTATGTTCCGCACGCGGGCCACGAATGGGAGATCGACGAGTTCCATGGCGCCAATGCCGGGCTGGTGGTGGCCGAGCTCGAACTCGGCGCCATCGACGAGGCATTCGTGACGCCCGCATGGCTGGGCGAGGAAGTGTCGGACGACCCGCGCTACTACAACTCGCGCCTCGTAGAGGCGCCGTATCACACTTGGTCGGGCGCCTGCTCGGGCCGCCGGAATTCTTGA
- the moaA gene encoding GTP 3',8-cyclase MoaA gives MNSPSQFPSQLIDRFGRTVDYVRMSVTDRCDFRCVYCMDEKMEFLPRARILTLEELALVGRAFAELGVRKIRLTGGEPLVRNNVIKLIRDLGALPHLAELVLTTNGSQLEAMAGDIRAAGVRRINISLDSLDAERFRRLTRVGDLGQVLRGIDAALAAGFDNIKLNAVILKHRNDDEVIPLVEFASARGMDISFIEEMPLGTIGDHDRAEAYYSSDEIRADLEQRFTLMPTTDTTGGPSKYYRVAETGTRVGFISPHSHNFCDTCNRVRLTAEGRLLLCLGQEHSVDLKHVLRSQPGNLDALKQAIVDSMAIKPKGHDFNLHEQPLIFRHMSHTGG, from the coding sequence ATGAACAGTCCCAGCCAGTTTCCCAGCCAGCTCATCGACCGTTTCGGCCGCACGGTGGACTACGTACGCATGTCGGTGACCGACCGCTGCGATTTCCGTTGCGTGTACTGCATGGACGAGAAAATGGAGTTCCTGCCGCGCGCGCGCATCCTGACGCTGGAAGAACTGGCGCTGGTCGGACGCGCCTTCGCTGAACTCGGCGTGCGCAAGATCCGGCTCACCGGCGGCGAGCCGCTGGTACGCAACAACGTCATCAAGCTCATTCGCGACCTGGGCGCCTTGCCGCACCTCGCGGAGCTGGTCTTGACCACCAACGGTTCCCAGCTCGAAGCGATGGCCGGCGACATACGCGCGGCCGGCGTGCGCCGCATCAATATCAGCCTCGATTCACTGGATGCCGAACGCTTCCGGCGCCTGACGCGGGTGGGCGATCTTGGCCAGGTGTTGCGCGGTATCGATGCCGCGCTCGCCGCCGGCTTCGACAACATCAAGTTGAACGCCGTCATTCTCAAGCACCGCAACGACGACGAAGTCATTCCGCTGGTCGAGTTCGCGTCCGCGCGCGGCATGGATATCTCTTTCATCGAGGAGATGCCGCTCGGCACCATTGGCGATCACGATCGCGCCGAGGCCTATTATTCCAGCGACGAGATCCGCGCCGATCTCGAACAGCGCTTCACGCTCATGCCCACCACCGACACCACCGGTGGTCCATCCAAGTATTACCGCGTGGCCGAGACCGGCACGCGGGTTGGTTTCATTTCGCCCCACAGTCACAACTTCTGCGACACCTGCAACCGCGTAAGGCTCACGGCCGAAGGCCGGCTGTTGCTGTGCCTGGGCCAGGAGCATTCGGTGGATCTCAAGCACGTGCTGCGCAGCCAGCCCGGCAATCTTGACGCACTCAAACAGGCCATCGTCGACAGCATGGCCATCAAACCCAAGGGCCACGATTTCAATCTGCACGAACAGCCCTTGATCTTCCGTCACATGAGCCACACCGGCGGTTGA
- the mobA gene encoding molybdenum cofactor guanylyltransferase, with product MSIAGEAISGCILAGGVGRRLGGVDKGLVELTGRPLVAHVIARFAPQVDGLLLSVNRNHDIYRRHCARLVDDSIGDAAGPLAGIAAAMRVIDTPWLAIAPCDSPFLPAQFVTRLGQAVIAAGADIAVARTADGLQPVFAVIARRLAASLEDFLADGGRKTDAWYARHALLEIDYEAERAAFMNINTPADLAAATQRLEAA from the coding sequence ATGAGCATAGCGGGCGAGGCCATCAGCGGCTGCATCCTGGCGGGCGGCGTCGGGCGGCGCCTGGGCGGTGTCGACAAGGGCTTGGTGGAATTGACCGGACGGCCACTGGTGGCCCACGTCATCGCGCGCTTCGCGCCGCAGGTCGACGGCCTGCTGTTGAGCGTCAACCGCAATCACGACATCTACCGCCGCCACTGCGCGCGGCTGGTCGACGATTCCATCGGCGATGCCGCCGGTCCGTTGGCGGGCATCGCCGCGGCCATGCGGGTCATCGACACGCCGTGGCTGGCCATCGCGCCCTGCGACAGCCCGTTTCTGCCTGCGCAATTCGTCACGCGCCTTGGCCAAGCAGTCATCGCCGCGGGCGCGGACATCGCGGTGGCGCGCACGGCCGACGGCCTGCAGCCGGTGTTCGCCGTGATCGCGCGCCGGCTGGCAGCGTCGCTGGAGGACTTTCTTGCCGACGGCGGCCGCAAGACCGATGCCTGGTACGCGCGCCACGCCTTGCTCGAAATCGATTACGAAGCCGAACGCGCGGCGTTCATGAACATCAACACGCCGGCCGACCTGGCCGCCGCGACGCAGCGGCTGGAAGCGGCATGA
- the mobB gene encoding molybdopterin-guanine dinucleotide biosynthesis protein B, whose protein sequence is MRTTIDNVPVIGVMASSGTGKTTLLRALLPLLRAAGLRVACVKHTHHSIEIDKPGKDSHSLRAAGAEQMLLAYPGGWALMVDTPAAAGDDFTSLVRHLQLSTLDLVLVEGFKFEDFPKLALHRYDLSGPLQLPDDSGVIAMASNQQPLPVAATPIFALDDVASIANFISHHCARLKAARADIART, encoded by the coding sequence ATGAGGACCACCATCGATAACGTGCCGGTGATCGGCGTGATGGCAAGCAGCGGCACCGGCAAGACCACCCTGTTGCGCGCGCTGCTGCCTCTACTGCGCGCGGCCGGCCTGCGCGTCGCCTGCGTGAAGCACACCCATCACAGCATCGAAATCGACAAGCCCGGCAAGGACAGCCATAGCTTGCGCGCGGCCGGCGCCGAGCAGATGCTGCTCGCCTACCCGGGTGGCTGGGCCTTGATGGTCGATACGCCGGCCGCCGCTGGCGACGATTTCACGTCGCTGGTGCGACATCTGCAGCTCAGCACCCTCGACCTGGTGCTGGTGGAAGGATTCAAATTCGAAGACTTCCCCAAGCTTGCGCTGCATCGCTACGATCTGAGCGGCCCCTTGCAGCTGCCCGACGACAGCGGCGTGATCGCGATGGCCAGCAACCAGCAGCCGTTGCCGGTTGCCGCCACACCGATATTCGCGCTCGACGACGTTGCGTCGATTGCGAACTTCATCAGCCACCATTGCGCGCGCCTCAAGGCTGCGCGCGCCGACATTGCCAGGACATAG
- a CDS encoding molybdopterin molybdenumtransferase MoeA encodes MVIRDASCDDDFDPNSLSCEAALAHILAHVNPVTGYERVNLRAALGRVLAEDLHSPFDVPAHTNSAMDGYALNADSLPAQGTAKLVIIGSAFAGRPYAGDVQAGQAVRIMTGAAMPAGTDTVVMQEHVALDGDRVELDGQHKRWQNVRQAGEDLKRGQAVFTCGRRLQAPDLGVIASLGIGEVTVRRRVRVAYFSTGDELRSIGEQLGPGEIFDSNRYTLYAMLKRSEVDIIDMGVVRDRREAVEAALRDASELADVVITSGGVSVGEADYIKEVLASIGEVRFWKVAMKPGRPLAFGALGAARFFGLPGNPVSVMVTFYQFVQPALDKMAGTTPTPPFLIKARTSGVLKKRPGRMEFQRGILSRDEHGELCVTATGDQGSGILNSMASGDCFIILGVETARVEAGTLVDVQPFQGLL; translated from the coding sequence ATGGTCATACGCGACGCCAGTTGTGACGACGACTTCGATCCGAATTCCCTGAGCTGCGAAGCAGCGCTCGCGCACATCCTCGCGCATGTGAACCCGGTGACGGGCTATGAGCGGGTCAACCTGCGCGCCGCCCTCGGCCGTGTACTGGCCGAAGACCTGCACTCGCCCTTCGACGTGCCGGCCCATACCAACTCGGCGATGGACGGCTACGCGCTCAATGCCGACAGTCTGCCCGCCCAAGGCACGGCCAAGCTCGTCATCATCGGCAGCGCGTTCGCCGGACGCCCCTACGCCGGCGACGTGCAGGCTGGCCAGGCGGTGCGCATCATGACCGGCGCCGCCATGCCGGCAGGCACCGACACGGTGGTGATGCAGGAACATGTCGCGCTCGATGGCGACCGTGTCGAACTCGACGGCCAACACAAACGCTGGCAGAACGTCCGGCAGGCCGGCGAAGATCTGAAACGCGGACAAGCAGTGTTCACCTGCGGACGCCGCCTGCAGGCACCGGATCTCGGCGTGATCGCGTCGCTCGGCATCGGCGAGGTGACGGTGCGGCGGCGCGTGCGCGTGGCGTATTTTTCCACCGGCGACGAACTGCGTTCCATCGGCGAGCAGCTCGGGCCGGGCGAGATTTTCGACAGCAACCGCTACACCCTGTACGCGATGCTGAAGCGCAGCGAAGTCGACATCATCGACATGGGCGTGGTGCGCGACAGGCGCGAGGCGGTGGAAGCGGCGCTACGCGATGCCTCCGAGTTGGCCGACGTGGTGATTACCTCCGGCGGCGTGTCGGTGGGCGAAGCCGACTACATCAAGGAAGTGCTGGCCTCGATCGGCGAAGTGCGTTTCTGGAAAGTCGCCATGAAGCCCGGCCGCCCGCTGGCTTTCGGCGCACTCGGCGCGGCGCGCTTCTTCGGCTTGCCGGGCAACCCGGTGTCGGTGATGGTCACGTTCTACCAGTTCGTGCAGCCGGCGCTGGACAAGATGGCGGGCACCACGCCCACGCCGCCGTTCCTGATCAAGGCGCGCACCAGCGGCGTGTTGAAAAAACGCCCGGGACGCATGGAATTCCAACGCGGCATTCTGAGCCGTGACGAACACGGCGAATTGTGCGTGACGGCGACCGGCGACCAGGGCTCGGGCATTCTCAATTCCATGGCGAGCGGTGATTGCTTCATCATCCTCGGCGTCGAGACCGCGCGCGTGGAAGCCGGAACCCTGGTCGACGTGCAGCCCTTCCAGGGATTGTTGTAG
- the pqqB gene encoding pyrroloquinoline quinone biosynthesis protein PqqB, with product MQVRVLGSAAGGGYPQWNCNHPNSRRARAGDAAAPRRTQSSIAVSADGVDWVLFNASPDLRQQINDTPALHPRDALRASPLKAAVLTNADVDHVAGLLNLRESQPLRIYATARVLSVLAANSIFNVLNPAFVSREAMALEQECVLTRPDGSPLGFSVVPFSVPGKVALWLEDVNRGANFGTVEEDTIALEVRSAGRSRFFYVPGCAHMTDALAARLRGAPLVFFDGTLFRDDEMIRDGVGVKTGARMGHMSVSGEDGTIAAFAGLDVKRKVFIHINTTNPILIADTPERAVVTAAGWEVAYDGMQLTV from the coding sequence GTGCAGGTCAGGGTCTTGGGTTCGGCGGCGGGCGGCGGCTACCCACAGTGGAATTGCAACCATCCCAACAGCCGTCGCGCGCGCGCCGGTGATGCCGCCGCGCCGCGCCGTACGCAATCCTCGATCGCGGTGAGCGCCGATGGCGTCGACTGGGTGTTGTTCAATGCTTCGCCCGATCTGCGCCAGCAGATCAACGACACCCCTGCGTTGCATCCGCGCGATGCACTGCGCGCCAGCCCGCTCAAGGCGGCGGTGCTGACCAATGCCGATGTCGATCACGTGGCGGGACTGTTGAACCTGCGTGAATCACAACCGCTGCGCATCTATGCCACCGCGCGCGTGCTGTCGGTGCTCGCGGCCAACTCGATTTTCAACGTGCTCAATCCTGCTTTCGTCAGCCGTGAGGCCATGGCGCTCGAGCAGGAATGCGTCCTGACGCGCCCGGACGGCAGCCCGCTCGGTTTCAGCGTGGTGCCATTTTCGGTGCCGGGCAAGGTTGCGCTGTGGCTGGAGGACGTCAATCGCGGCGCCAACTTCGGTACCGTCGAGGAAGACACCATCGCGCTCGAAGTACGCAGCGCCGGGCGTTCGCGCTTCTTCTACGTGCCGGGATGCGCGCACATGACCGACGCCCTCGCGGCGCGTCTGCGCGGCGCGCCGCTGGTGTTCTTCGACGGCACGCTGTTCCGCGATGACGAGATGATTCGCGACGGCGTGGGCGTCAAGACCGGCGCACGCATGGGGCACATGAGCGTGTCAGGTGAGGACGGCACCATTGCCGCGTTCGCGGGGCTCGATGTGAAGCGCAAGGTTTTCATCCACATCAACACCACCAACCCCATCCTGATTGCCGACACCCCGGAGCGCGCGGTGGTCACGGCGGCGGGCTGGGAAGTCGCCTACGACGGCATGCAGCTCACCGTGTAG
- a CDS encoding molybdenum cofactor biosynthesis protein MoaE: MSVRILAEAFDPLVELRAFQDALGERARSIGALATFTGSMRDFNDGAPVESMLLEHYPGMTDAHLERLADEARRKWQLDDILIVHRVGEVRPGDAIVLVATWSAHRAHAFESCRAVMEDLKSSAPFWKKEQTTAGARWVETNTPGSSADFASSPAHK; the protein is encoded by the coding sequence ATGAGCGTCCGCATCCTGGCCGAGGCCTTCGACCCGCTGGTCGAATTGCGCGCGTTCCAGGATGCCTTGGGCGAGCGCGCGCGCAGCATCGGCGCGCTCGCGACCTTCACCGGTTCGATGCGCGATTTCAACGACGGCGCGCCGGTGGAATCGATGCTGCTCGAACACTATCCCGGCATGACCGATGCCCATCTCGAGCGACTCGCCGACGAGGCGCGGCGCAAATGGCAGCTCGACGATATTCTCATCGTGCATCGCGTCGGTGAAGTGCGACCAGGCGATGCCATCGTGCTGGTCGCGACCTGGTCGGCGCATCGCGCCCACGCGTTCGAGTCCTGTCGCGCGGTGATGGAAGATCTGAAATCCAGCGCACCGTTTTGGAAAAAGGAACAGACCACCGCGGGCGCGCGCTGGGTGGAAACCAATACGCCGGGCAGCAGCGCCGACTTCGCGTCGTCGCCGGCCCACAAGTAG
- a CDS encoding MoaD/ThiS family protein, with product MSIRVRFFASLAESVGRREVECPFVPGMTVESVWRDVNGDTPLPVGALVAINHDYCTLDQALNDQDEVAYFPPVTGG from the coding sequence ATGTCTATCAGAGTTCGATTTTTCGCCAGTCTAGCCGAGTCGGTCGGGCGTCGCGAGGTGGAGTGTCCGTTCGTGCCGGGCATGACGGTCGAGAGCGTGTGGCGCGACGTCAATGGCGACACGCCTTTGCCGGTCGGCGCGCTGGTTGCCATCAATCACGATTACTGCACGCTCGACCAGGCGCTCAACGACCAGGACGAAGTGGCCTATTTCCCGCCGGTCACGGGGGGCTGA